The proteins below are encoded in one region of Streptomyces roseirectus:
- a CDS encoding methyltransferase — protein MSDDDFAQAGLKRLLTLPQHDLLTLAGDWLGELAPWRNPETLAAISTTLAAESVLSALFVFGEQVAESDVRAEVPGPLLDLLLRTRVLHEESGKLSAAYCLVRGDGMSLLAAWRAAGRDTGSYAPWVGTDSMTLSRLVSARRGARSTLDLGCGTGILGLSAARNGAEVLSVDVNPECTAAATVNAHINGLADRLTAVEGDIMSLALDSRFDLVVSNPPCLPLRRGSLGWLAGEAGLDGLEFFWELLRQTPALLTREGEALLQAAAYGDERGPFFIAELEAELRRLGVFGRLLLRPSTPPRWPAFAPRDENQQLTGPLGDEVREYVTRIGATHYYGFVLSVRCDGEGLAVGRFR, from the coding sequence ATGTCCGACGACGATTTCGCGCAGGCCGGTCTGAAGCGGCTTCTCACACTCCCGCAGCACGATCTGCTGACGCTCGCCGGGGACTGGCTCGGTGAGCTGGCGCCGTGGCGCAACCCCGAGACCCTGGCGGCGATCTCCACCACCCTCGCCGCCGAGTCCGTCCTGTCCGCCCTGTTCGTCTTCGGGGAGCAGGTCGCGGAGTCCGACGTCCGCGCCGAGGTCCCCGGCCCCCTGCTCGACCTGCTGCTGCGCACCCGGGTGCTCCACGAGGAGTCGGGGAAGCTGTCGGCCGCCTACTGTCTGGTGCGCGGAGACGGCATGTCGCTGCTGGCGGCCTGGCGGGCGGCGGGCCGCGACACCGGCTCGTACGCGCCCTGGGTCGGCACCGACTCGATGACGCTCTCCCGGCTGGTGTCGGCGCGCCGCGGCGCGCGGTCGACCCTGGACCTGGGGTGCGGCACCGGCATCCTCGGGCTGTCGGCGGCCCGCAACGGCGCCGAGGTGCTGTCGGTCGACGTCAACCCGGAGTGCACGGCCGCCGCGACGGTCAACGCCCACATCAACGGGCTGGCGGACCGGCTGACCGCCGTCGAGGGCGACATCATGTCCCTGGCGCTGGACTCCCGGTTCGACCTGGTCGTCTCCAACCCGCCCTGTCTCCCGCTGCGCCGCGGCTCGCTCGGCTGGCTGGCCGGCGAAGCGGGGCTGGACGGCCTGGAGTTCTTCTGGGAACTCCTGCGCCAGACGCCCGCGCTCCTCACCCGGGAGGGCGAGGCGCTGCTGCAGGCCGCGGCCTACGGCGACGAGCGCGGGCCGTTCTTCATCGCGGAGCTGGAGGCCGAACTGCGGCGCCTGGGGGTCTTCGGACGGCTGCTGCTGCGACCCTCCACTCCCCCGCGCTGGCCGGCGTTCGCGCCCCGCGACGAGAATCAGCAGCTCACCGGCCCGCTCGGCGACGAGGTCCGGGAGTACGTGACCCGGATCGGCGCCACCCACTACTACGGGTTCGTCCTGTCGGTGCGGTGCGACGGCGAGGGCCTGGCGGTGGGCCGCTTCCGGTGA
- a CDS encoding winged helix-turn-helix domain-containing protein yields the protein MYALAQSLTPEDVEVLAEACAEVGLTLHVTDPATGHAPPPGALLVSFHRVAAARPDDLSVADLKRRGGYAVAVLDSVSATEVLAAVTAGYGFTLASPLRRPRLVETLSYLKTVTPPENTQVLTLANGSLNSAAKSLPVTDAEAGLLRLLSDRPGQIVSREELTEATGGEDVNKVTSVLKQKFLDIDSGAKLLKIPHLGFRLVGTVREEAG from the coding sequence ATGTACGCACTGGCTCAGTCCCTGACACCGGAAGACGTGGAGGTGCTTGCGGAGGCATGTGCCGAGGTGGGCCTCACCCTGCACGTCACCGACCCCGCGACCGGTCACGCCCCGCCGCCCGGCGCCCTGCTGGTCTCCTTCCACCGGGTCGCAGCCGCCCGCCCGGACGACCTGTCCGTGGCCGACCTCAAACGCCGGGGCGGTTACGCCGTCGCCGTCCTGGACAGCGTGTCCGCCACCGAGGTCCTGGCGGCGGTCACCGCCGGCTACGGATTCACCCTGGCCAGCCCGCTGCGGCGGCCCAGGCTCGTGGAGACCCTGAGCTACCTCAAGACGGTCACGCCGCCCGAGAACACCCAGGTGCTCACCCTCGCGAACGGCTCGCTGAACTCCGCCGCGAAGTCGCTGCCCGTGACCGACGCCGAGGCGGGGCTGCTGCGCCTGCTGTCCGACCGGCCCGGCCAGATCGTCTCCCGCGAAGAACTCACCGAGGCCACGGGCGGGGAGGACGTCAACAAGGTGACCTCGGTCCTGAAACAGAAGTTCCTCGACATCGACTCCGGCGCGAAACTCCTGAAGATCCCCCACCTGGGCTTCCGCCTGGTCGGCACGGTCCGCGAGGAGGCCGGCTGA
- a CDS encoding PIG-L deacetylase family protein has product MGRQVEGHAHLPDRDAALLSRCDGSRPLDGFCAADRETIARWRRHGLLLMAPPLTPAPPATGSAVIVSPHPDDAALALGATVARQSARILDVFSVETWTKDPYYAERPALTRRLLLDEERVAARVLRARVELLGFVDAADRDLRRDRFFTDPAWSDASAREEPRLFDALTERLAPLLDGPGPVYAPLGVGGHVDHVACREAVLELARTGRLDTARVAFYEDQPYSLFSPAEETAKNLGERLAEQGLGALRPELLPVDDEAALTKREALGAYRIQVRKGIVRRVHRHGVRLAEGAGFPAAERIWLMRP; this is encoded by the coding sequence ATGGGGCGTCAGGTCGAGGGACACGCCCACCTGCCGGACCGCGACGCCGCCCTGCTGTCCCGCTGCGACGGCAGCCGCCCCCTCGACGGGTTCTGTGCCGCGGACCGCGAGACCATCGCCCGGTGGCGCCGGCACGGACTGCTGCTCATGGCACCCCCGCTCACCCCCGCCCCGCCCGCCACCGGATCCGCGGTGATCGTGTCCCCGCACCCGGACGACGCCGCCCTGGCCCTCGGCGCCACGGTGGCCCGGCAGAGCGCCCGGATCCTCGACGTCTTCAGCGTCGAGACCTGGACCAAGGACCCCTACTACGCCGAACGCCCGGCACTGACCCGACGCCTGCTGCTGGACGAGGAGAGAGTCGCCGCCCGTGTGCTGCGCGCCCGGGTCGAGCTGCTGGGGTTCGTCGACGCCGCCGACCGCGACCTCAGACGGGACCGCTTCTTCACCGACCCGGCCTGGTCCGACGCGTCCGCCCGCGAGGAACCGAGGCTCTTCGACGCCCTCACCGAACGCCTCGCCCCCCTGCTGGACGGCCCCGGCCCGGTCTACGCGCCGCTCGGCGTCGGCGGCCACGTCGACCACGTCGCCTGCCGGGAAGCGGTGCTGGAACTGGCCCGCACCGGCCGGCTCGATACGGCGCGCGTCGCCTTCTACGAGGACCAGCCCTACTCCCTGTTCTCCCCGGCGGAGGAGACCGCGAAGAACCTCGGCGAACGCCTGGCCGAGCAGGGACTCGGCGCACTGCGCCCCGAGCTGCTGCCCGTCGACGACGAGGCGGCGCTCACCAAGCGCGAGGCGCTGGGCGCCTACCGCATCCAGGTCCGCAAGGGCATCGTCCGGCGCGTCCACCGGCACGGCGTGCGCCTGGCGGAGGGCGCCGGGTTCCCGGCCGCCGAGCGGATCTGGCTGATGCGCCCCTGA
- a CDS encoding KedN5 family methylcobalamin-dependent radical SAM C-methyltransferase, giving the protein METRVLLVQQGVWGNSAASMPLAIGYLKAYAEADDRIRRRMDISIRNYPGDAGLNAMARDLIRDGCPDILCFSVLGWNFRAFGTLAETFKQMNPQGWVVFGGNHVAYQAERVLRMFPQVDVVVNGEGELIFRDLLNGYLDGAQRGALHEIGGISFREADGNLVTTPERERIQDLEILPSPILTGAIPLAGDKGGFRYDYALLETNRGCPYKCSFCYWGGATGQKIRAFSRERLREELELLGRHGAEILMLADSNFGLLRQDEEFLDDMLRVRRKYGFPKRLETSWAKNKSPGFYRIMEKMKQSGMHSAFILALQTMDDSVLDLMRRRNMKLNDWESLVAWLTEHGITPYLELIWGAPGETVASFLDGYDRAAQHTPFIAVHPLMLLPNTEYHDKREQHGLVTVRGEQDDFDYVLSHKTMTLADNERMLRFICWNRVLARSLFLHNIWVALRGLAGIPQSQVLLSFSDWIEKSEDHEARELHAVAKPASSASELVDPNVWRLLTKRLLRRWWEEAMRPVLPEDLLPVLDEVFRYDLLCQPVRLLRDGSGPEEDLPVVTRYDESWYLRGDTEFTHPVPHLIAALRRGETVSTEPERHTEDFYYRTGFGGDLQHYFRMDRFRGLTGQQLDAQFTKV; this is encoded by the coding sequence ATGGAGACTCGCGTACTGCTTGTTCAACAAGGAGTCTGGGGGAATTCCGCGGCCTCCATGCCCCTGGCGATCGGCTACCTCAAGGCATATGCCGAAGCGGACGACAGAATCCGCCGCCGCATGGACATCTCCATCCGGAACTATCCGGGTGACGCCGGCCTCAACGCCATGGCCCGGGACCTGATCCGGGACGGCTGTCCCGACATCCTCTGTTTCTCCGTCCTCGGCTGGAACTTCCGCGCTTTCGGAACCCTCGCGGAGACCTTCAAGCAGATGAACCCGCAGGGCTGGGTCGTCTTCGGCGGCAACCACGTCGCCTACCAGGCCGAGCGGGTCCTGCGCATGTTCCCCCAGGTCGACGTGGTGGTGAACGGCGAGGGGGAGCTGATCTTCCGGGACCTGCTGAACGGCTACCTCGACGGCGCCCAGCGCGGCGCACTGCACGAGATCGGCGGCATCTCCTTCCGCGAGGCCGACGGGAACCTGGTCACCACCCCCGAACGCGAGCGCATTCAGGACCTGGAGATCCTACCCTCCCCCATTCTCACCGGCGCGATACCGCTGGCCGGCGACAAGGGGGGTTTCCGCTACGACTACGCGTTGCTGGAGACGAACCGCGGCTGCCCCTACAAGTGCTCCTTCTGTTATTGGGGAGGTGCCACGGGGCAGAAGATACGGGCGTTCTCCCGGGAGCGGCTGCGCGAAGAACTCGAACTGCTGGGCCGGCACGGTGCGGAAATCCTGATGCTCGCCGACTCCAATTTCGGGCTCCTGCGCCAGGACGAGGAATTCCTGGACGATATGCTCCGGGTGCGCCGCAAATACGGTTTCCCGAAGCGGCTGGAGACTTCCTGGGCCAAGAACAAGTCGCCCGGTTTCTATCGCATCATGGAGAAGATGAAGCAGTCCGGGATGCACAGCGCCTTCATCCTGGCCCTGCAGACGATGGACGACTCCGTGCTGGATCTCATGCGCCGCCGGAACATGAAGCTGAACGACTGGGAAAGCCTCGTCGCCTGGCTGACCGAGCACGGCATCACCCCGTATCTGGAGTTGATCTGGGGAGCGCCGGGTGAAACGGTCGCCTCGTTCCTGGACGGTTATGACCGGGCGGCCCAGCACACGCCGTTCATCGCGGTCCATCCGCTGATGCTGCTGCCGAACACCGAATACCACGACAAGCGCGAACAGCACGGACTGGTGACCGTGCGCGGCGAGCAGGACGACTTCGACTACGTCCTCTCCCACAAGACGATGACGCTCGCGGACAACGAGCGCATGCTGCGCTTCATCTGCTGGAACCGGGTCCTGGCCCGGAGTCTGTTCCTGCACAACATCTGGGTCGCGCTGCGCGGGCTCGCCGGAATCCCCCAGTCGCAGGTGCTCCTCAGCTTCTCCGACTGGATCGAGAAGAGCGAGGACCACGAGGCGAGGGAACTGCACGCGGTGGCCAAGCCGGCGAGTTCCGCCAGTGAGCTCGTCGACCCGAACGTCTGGCGGCTGCTCACCAAGCGGCTGCTGCGGCGGTGGTGGGAGGAGGCCATGCGTCCCGTCCTGCCCGAGGACCTGCTGCCGGTCCTCGACGAGGTGTTCCGCTACGACCTGCTGTGCCAGCCGGTCCGCCTGCTGCGCGACGGGTCGGGTCCCGAGGAGGACCTGCCGGTCGTCACCAGGTACGACGAGAGCTGGTACCTGCGCGGCGACACGGAGTTCACCCACCCCGTGCCCCACCTGATCGCCGCGCTGCGGCGCGGGGAGACGGTGAGCACGGAGCCGGAGCGCCACACCGAGGACTTCTACTACCGGACCGGGTTCGGCGGAGACCTCCAGCACTACTTCCGCATGGACCGCTTCCGCGGGCTGACCGGGCAGCAGCTCGACGCACAGTTCACCAAGGTTTGA
- a CDS encoding acyl carrier protein: MDRAGLIRELHEIAAGMTKGEHRPAPQEGDASLVDQYGFSSLDALEYLLILEEKFDVVFEDEDLTEETLFSIEGLASYILQQKAGESPSLT; this comes from the coding sequence ATGGACCGCGCCGGGCTGATTCGCGAACTCCACGAGATAGCGGCGGGCATGACCAAGGGCGAGCACCGGCCGGCCCCCCAGGAGGGCGACGCCAGTCTCGTGGACCAGTACGGGTTCAGCTCCCTCGACGCCCTGGAGTACCTGCTGATCCTCGAGGAGAAGTTCGATGTCGTCTTCGAGGACGAGGACCTGACGGAGGAGACGCTGTTCTCCATCGAGGGCCTTGCGAGCTACATCCTCCAGCAGAAGGCCGGCGAAAGCCCCTCCCTGACGTGA
- a CDS encoding glycosyltransferase family 2 protein, with protein sequence MTATTPAAGEVAVSVVVPTRDRTTRLLLTLTALGHQTLGRERFEVVLVDDAPEPGAVEQVLSALPEALPAGLPVRRAATGGGGVACARNTGARLARGELLLFLDDDTVASPELLEAHLAAHRGSGATVVHGAVTDLSAFALTPEPRPLRGPLQTTLTGARGRTIEPADIAGLASAVPLLGPRRSFIERTARQVTRSPAYAPLRWLSCVGTSTSVRRTVFEGVGGFDEHYGQLWGGEDLELGLRLAAEGASFDLLDATAYHLPTARRDTGDLLPRFWRRVADRHGDPRLADVGPFLAGRLSLDELAARLGALAPGRAVS encoded by the coding sequence GTGACGGCCACGACACCGGCGGCCGGGGAGGTCGCGGTCAGCGTGGTCGTCCCGACCCGTGACCGGACCACCCGGCTCCTGCTCACGCTGACGGCCCTGGGACACCAGACCCTGGGCCGTGAGCGGTTCGAGGTCGTCCTGGTCGACGACGCGCCGGAGCCCGGTGCGGTGGAGCAGGTGCTGTCCGCCCTCCCCGAGGCCCTTCCGGCAGGTCTGCCGGTGCGGCGGGCCGCCACGGGCGGGGGCGGGGTGGCCTGCGCCCGCAACACCGGGGCCCGTCTGGCGCGCGGGGAGCTGCTGCTCTTCCTCGACGACGACACCGTGGCCTCCCCGGAACTCCTGGAGGCGCACCTCGCGGCCCACCGGGGATCCGGTGCCACCGTGGTGCACGGCGCCGTCACCGACCTGTCCGCGTTCGCGCTGACCCCCGAACCCCGGCCCCTGCGAGGTCCCCTGCAAACGACTTTGACCGGTGCCCGGGGCCGCACGATCGAGCCCGCCGACATCGCCGGCCTCGCCTCGGCCGTCCCTCTGCTCGGCCCGCGCCGTTCGTTCATCGAGCGGACCGCCCGGCAGGTGACGCGGTCGCCCGCGTACGCCCCGCTGCGCTGGCTGAGCTGCGTCGGCACCAGTACCAGCGTCCGGCGCACGGTGTTCGAGGGGGTCGGCGGCTTCGACGAGCACTACGGGCAGTTGTGGGGCGGCGAGGACCTGGAACTGGGGCTGCGGCTGGCCGCCGAGGGCGCCTCCTTCGACCTGCTCGACGCGACCGCCTACCACCTGCCGACGGCCCGCCGGGACACCGGCGATCTCCTGCCGAGGTTCTGGCGGCGGGTCGCCGACCGGCACGGGGACCCGCGCCTCGCGGACGTCGGTCCCTTCCTCGCCGGCCGGCTCTCCCTCGACGAGCTGGCCGCGCGGCTCGGTGCCCTGGCCCCCGGGAGGGCGGTGTCATGA
- a CDS encoding beta-ketoacyl synthase N-terminal-like domain-containing protein: MTHPTAGAVIVGGTAPRSLEGLRSRRDLSVLAAGTSLPAAFVEVLSAALDRLPAALRGGVPVVMAATDYCVSATSQYVGRCVEAEAGGRRLRPSEAMTPEPAQLLQELAEVSGWTGTGHVLISPRAATLQAVRWAWGAIAGGLHEAMVVCEVVRAAHEDGYRVAAVAVTAADTAHAPRGGPPGGSSVVVSGTGLVTAFGDGGSAFWQGLLDGRRALSEVTRFDASRFRSRTVCQTPVEAPPGRPARRALLERARAEALREAGLDALPARTLLVSAGVVPHLPQVADAPRIDEIAVEPDWDADGAGVAPADAVLMAHACASGAFGLAMAREWLLCGLADTAVVTGVSSLNAYDYACLDVLRATSTTAARPFDEDRCGVTVGEGAGVIVLETAERAAARGRTPLATLSGISCRVAGQGISRLNAHIGAACMRDALAMAGLTAVDYVHGHAPGTRQGDEAELLALDQVGAEHDWRGVPVSSYKGAAGHLLHASVFPGVVAAVRALRHQVLPGTPGLRKPLDARHVRVLREPEPCDGIRSVLVNNFGFGGNNAALLLTGGAAGRREWGTDG; the protein is encoded by the coding sequence ATGACGCACCCGACGGCAGGCGCGGTGATCGTGGGCGGTACGGCGCCGCGGTCGCTGGAGGGCCTGCGTTCCCGGCGGGACCTGTCCGTCCTCGCCGCCGGAACGTCCCTGCCCGCCGCCTTCGTCGAGGTGCTGTCCGCGGCGCTTGACCGGCTGCCCGCCGCCCTGCGCGGCGGTGTCCCCGTGGTCATGGCGGCCACGGACTACTGCGTGTCGGCCACCTCCCAGTACGTCGGCCGGTGTGTGGAGGCGGAGGCGGGGGGCCGCAGGCTGCGGCCGTCCGAGGCCATGACCCCGGAGCCGGCGCAGTTGCTCCAGGAACTGGCGGAGGTCAGCGGCTGGACCGGGACGGGCCATGTGCTGATCAGCCCGCGCGCGGCCACCCTCCAGGCGGTGCGCTGGGCGTGGGGCGCCATCGCCGGAGGGCTGCACGAGGCGATGGTCGTGTGCGAAGTCGTCCGCGCCGCGCACGAGGACGGCTACCGGGTCGCGGCCGTCGCGGTGACCGCCGCCGACACCGCCCACGCTCCCCGTGGCGGCCCGCCCGGCGGATCGTCCGTGGTCGTCTCCGGCACCGGCCTCGTCACCGCCTTCGGCGACGGGGGCAGCGCGTTCTGGCAGGGCCTGCTGGACGGCCGGCGGGCGCTGTCCGAGGTGACCCGGTTCGACGCGTCCCGGTTCCGCAGCCGGACGGTGTGCCAGACGCCGGTGGAGGCGCCCCCCGGACGCCCGGCACGCCGTGCGCTGCTGGAGCGGGCGCGCGCGGAGGCGCTGCGGGAGGCGGGGCTCGACGCGCTGCCGGCCCGGACCCTGCTGGTGTCGGCCGGGGTGGTCCCGCACCTCCCGCAGGTCGCCGACGCCCCCCGCATCGACGAGATCGCGGTGGAGCCCGACTGGGACGCGGACGGAGCGGGCGTCGCCCCGGCGGACGCGGTGCTGATGGCCCACGCCTGCGCGTCGGGCGCCTTCGGGCTGGCCATGGCACGCGAATGGCTGCTGTGCGGGCTGGCGGACACGGCCGTCGTCACCGGGGTGTCGTCCCTCAACGCCTACGACTACGCCTGCCTCGACGTGCTGCGCGCGACGAGTACGACCGCCGCCCGCCCGTTCGACGAGGACCGCTGCGGCGTCACCGTCGGGGAGGGCGCCGGGGTGATCGTGCTGGAGACCGCCGAGCGCGCGGCGGCCCGTGGGCGGACGCCCCTGGCGACGCTCAGCGGGATCTCCTGCCGGGTGGCGGGGCAGGGCATCAGCCGGCTCAACGCGCACATCGGCGCCGCGTGCATGCGCGACGCGCTGGCCATGGCCGGCCTCACCGCCGTCGACTACGTCCACGGTCACGCCCCCGGTACCCGGCAGGGCGACGAGGCCGAGCTGCTGGCGCTGGACCAGGTCGGCGCCGAGCACGACTGGCGGGGCGTGCCGGTCAGTTCGTACAAGGGGGCGGCCGGTCATCTGCTGCACGCCTCGGTGTTCCCCGGCGTGGTGGCGGCGGTCCGTGCCCTGCGTCATCAGGTGCTTCCGGGAACCCCCGGGCTGCGCAAGCCCCTCGACGCGCGGCATGTGCGGGTGCTGCGCGAACCGGAGCCCTGTGACGGGATTCGTTCCGTGCTGGTGAACAACTTCGGGTTCGGCGGCAACAACGCCGCTCTCCTCCTGACGGGAGGCGCGGCCGGGCGCAGGGAGTGGGGTACGGATGGCTGA